One window of Flavobacteriales bacterium genomic DNA carries:
- a CDS encoding serine acetyltransferase translates to MVVRYGIFQDWRANKGNPKGRFVMILFRTMHLLRQSLVTFILFLPLFVLYRLMVEWMLCIELPWKTRIGPGFRIDHGQALVINDGTVFGAGCTVRNSTTIGNKRAKEGGYTRAPIFGDRVDIGANAVIIGPITIGDDVAIGAAAVVLRDVPSGHVAIGNPARIIPKG, encoded by the coding sequence ATGGTTGTACGGTACGGCATATTCCAGGATTGGCGCGCGAACAAGGGCAACCCCAAGGGTCGCTTTGTGATGATCCTGTTCCGGACCATGCATCTGCTGAGGCAGAGCCTCGTCACCTTCATCCTCTTCCTGCCGCTCTTCGTGCTGTACAGGCTGATGGTCGAATGGATGCTCTGCATTGAACTGCCTTGGAAAACGCGCATCGGCCCTGGCTTCCGCATTGATCATGGGCAGGCGCTGGTCATCAACGACGGCACTGTTTTCGGTGCCGGGTGTACTGTCCGGAACAGCACGACGATCGGGAACAAACGGGCCAAGGAGGGCGGTTACACGCGGGCGCCCATCTTCGGTGACCGTGTGGACATCGGCGCAAACGCCGTGATCATCGGCCCCATCACCATCGGCGATGACGTGGCCATCGGGGCCGCCGCGGTAGTACTTCGCGACGTGCCTTCCGGCCATGTGGCCATCGGTAATCCGGCCCGGATCATCCCGAAGGGGTAG
- a CDS encoding O-antigen ligase family protein, translated as MLSKRKLINTLFILSFPWYGYGAYALMDRGFAIGIFICAMPFLLILGFYVLDLLYRQTVLPAVNGKFYLVLAALTSISVSVLVGLHYKSPVINQANGMLLIVLFYVPFLSSVIVQTYNRNDPDFNMAWLVLKGFFAYLAFNLLGMGLGMRNLLHFFPGRASPPFAMGIYDAAHLLSIVNLMLLSHLRNFKADPMRWFTLAGVYVIDLGIILSINSRLSFMIFLVFTVLFLTQAMKALRGLFTVSLFTMPLMMSFALLIYEILSLPMFAAIMERVDKTDITTFNGRTYIWTAIADWLRDDRRGLIFGNGYNGQYHLRLLESVAKLWGEPGSYRLHCHSAFLEMLVDQGIVGILLMYGVYWTGYKFYQKQYLTNGPMAPLYAGFIYMMFAWQIDIVGYAFYSGFLMVFIMMGPVVMKTHESKAMNMLTDSARR; from the coding sequence GTGCTCAGCAAGAGGAAGCTCATAAACACCTTGTTCATCCTGTCCTTCCCGTGGTACGGGTACGGGGCGTATGCGCTGATGGACCGGGGCTTCGCCATCGGGATCTTCATCTGTGCGATGCCGTTCCTGCTCATACTGGGCTTTTATGTGCTGGATCTGCTCTACCGCCAGACCGTACTGCCTGCGGTGAACGGTAAGTTCTATCTGGTCTTGGCCGCATTGACCTCCATCAGTGTTTCTGTGCTGGTCGGTTTGCACTACAAGAGCCCGGTGATCAATCAGGCCAACGGCATGCTGCTCATCGTGCTGTTCTATGTGCCTTTCCTGAGTTCCGTGATCGTTCAGACATACAATCGGAACGATCCGGACTTCAACATGGCCTGGCTGGTGCTCAAGGGTTTCTTCGCCTATTTGGCCTTCAACCTGTTGGGCATGGGGCTGGGCATGCGCAACCTGCTCCACTTCTTCCCCGGTAGGGCCAGCCCGCCGTTCGCCATGGGTATTTACGATGCGGCCCACCTGCTCTCCATCGTGAACCTGATGCTGCTCTCCCATCTGCGGAATTTCAAGGCCGACCCCATGCGATGGTTCACACTTGCAGGCGTGTACGTGATCGACCTCGGCATCATCCTTAGCATAAACAGCCGCTTGTCGTTCATGATCTTCCTCGTGTTCACCGTGCTGTTCCTCACCCAAGCCATGAAAGCCCTGCGGGGCCTGTTCACGGTTTCGCTATTCACCATGCCGCTGATGATGAGCTTCGCCCTGTTGATCTATGAGATCTTGTCTTTGCCAATGTTCGCGGCGATCATGGAGCGGGTGGACAAGACGGACATCACCACCTTCAACGGGCGCACCTATATCTGGACCGCGATCGCGGACTGGCTCCGCGACGACCGGCGCGGTCTGATCTTCGGCAACGGATACAATGGCCAATACCACTTGCGCCTCTTGGAGAGCGTGGCCAAGCTCTGGGGCGAGCCCGGGTCATACCGGTTGCATTGCCACAGCGCCTTTCTGGAGATGCTCGTGGACCAAGGCATCGTGGGCATCCTTCTGATGTACGGCGTGTACTGGACCGGATATAAGTTCTATCAAAAGCAGTACCTCACCAACGGCCCCATGGCACCGCTCTATGCCGGGTTCATATATATGATGTTCGCCTGGCAGATCGATATTGTCGGCTACGCCTTTTACAGCGGCTTTCTCATGGTGTTCATAATGATGGGGCCGGTGGTGATGAAGACCCATGAGAGCAAGGCAATGAACATGTTGACCGACAGCGCGAGGAGATGA
- a CDS encoding flippase yields the protein MSPSSGKPARKERSEGFLKYFRNTSWLFVDKVVRLGAVLITSIFVTRYLGPELFGQLNYASAFVGIFFALTAMGLDDILIRDIVRRPDRRDQLMGTAAAIKLGGAVVLFITVMTLAFAKNMDTTTIMMVFLIASAEFLKPLVVVEQYFYSQVKGRTAAQVNMITVIIASLFRLGLIVVHAPLVWFAWAYIIEMGASAIGFLIAYRREGSTWKNWRYSKETALYLLRQSWPLVIYGLALYVQAKIDQVMIGDILKHTLGEKGALEEVGQYSAALKMIEALGFVPGIVVASLAPAITRARATDRKLYEDRLVNQYRLMFILFLLVSVPLFFIAEPVMVLLFGEKFRMAGYLLSLFAIRLFFTNMGVAKSSFITNESMFKYSLVTAVVGATLNITLNYLLIPTYQSIGAIWAMIGSFFVSIFLVDLFFKEARPNFGWMMKGIFTFWKVRNVN from the coding sequence ATGAGTCCAAGTAGCGGGAAGCCGGCAAGAAAAGAGCGTTCGGAGGGGTTCCTGAAATACTTCCGGAACACCTCTTGGCTGTTCGTGGACAAGGTGGTGCGGCTCGGCGCTGTGCTCATCACGAGCATTTTCGTCACCCGTTACCTCGGGCCGGAGCTTTTCGGCCAGCTCAATTACGCCAGTGCTTTCGTTGGCATCTTCTTCGCCCTGACGGCGATGGGGTTGGACGATATCCTCATCCGCGACATCGTGCGCAGGCCGGATAGGCGGGATCAGCTCATGGGCACCGCTGCGGCCATCAAACTTGGCGGCGCCGTGGTGCTCTTCATCACCGTGATGACATTGGCCTTTGCCAAGAACATGGACACCACCACGATCATGATGGTGTTCTTGATCGCTTCGGCGGAGTTCCTCAAGCCGCTGGTGGTCGTGGAGCAGTACTTCTACTCCCAAGTGAAGGGGCGTACGGCGGCGCAGGTCAACATGATCACGGTGATCATCGCCTCGCTGTTCCGTTTGGGATTGATCGTGGTGCATGCGCCCTTGGTGTGGTTCGCATGGGCTTATATCATCGAAATGGGCGCGAGCGCGATCGGCTTCCTCATCGCTTATCGGAGGGAGGGTTCCACATGGAAAAATTGGCGCTACAGCAAGGAGACCGCGCTCTATCTCCTGCGCCAATCCTGGCCATTGGTGATCTACGGCCTCGCTCTCTACGTACAGGCGAAGATCGACCAGGTGATGATCGGCGACATCCTGAAGCATACGTTGGGGGAGAAAGGCGCTTTGGAGGAAGTGGGCCAGTACTCCGCCGCGTTGAAAATGATCGAGGCCTTGGGGTTCGTTCCGGGCATTGTTGTGGCCTCCTTGGCCCCGGCGATCACAAGGGCCCGCGCCACGGACCGAAAGTTGTACGAAGACCGCTTGGTGAACCAGTACCGACTTATGTTCATCCTTTTTCTCTTGGTCTCCGTTCCCTTGTTCTTTATTGCGGAGCCGGTCATGGTGCTTCTTTTCGGGGAGAAGTTCCGGATGGCGGGCTATCTGCTCTCCCTTTTTGCGATCCGGCTGTTCTTTACCAACATGGGTGTGGCCAAGAGCAGTTTCATCACCAACGAGAGCATGTTCAAGTACTCGCTGGTAACTGCCGTGGTGGGTGCCACGTTGAACATCACATTGAACTATCTGCTGATCCCCACGTACCAGTCCATCGGAGCGATCTGGGCAATGATCGGTTCGTTCTTCGTCAGCATCTTCCTTGTGGACCTCTTCTTCAAAGAGGCACGACCTAATTTCGGGTGGATGATGAAGGGGATCTTCACCTTTTGGAAAGTGCGGAACGTGAATTGA
- a CDS encoding glycosyltransferase, whose translation MESRHVPTTAPLRVLVVGQTPPPFGGQAIMIEALLRADPVRVKLFHVRLNYSDDMDSVGKFALRKVWVLFTTVLHVWGARLRHRTPMLYYPPSGPNMVPVLRDVVFLCATRWLFKWTVFHYHAGGVSGFEQHLPGWVRPFFRLAYRNAAMAIRTAPQNPEDGKLLGAKQDEVVPNGIPDMRGTVQEHSAAPGEPVVILFTGVLIRSKGVRVLLEAFCEVVAQDADVRLELMGRWGDRTFEEECLTYVADHGLGEKVTFLGVMRDMEKFERFAGCDIFCFPSHFEAESFGLVLLEAMQFAKPVVTTRWRGIPSVAADGVNGFVVPVEDPSALAAKLLLLIRDEPLRKRMGEEGRRIFAERFTLERFQENMEEALVIAAKQN comes from the coding sequence ATGGAATCCCGACACGTGCCAACGACCGCTCCCTTGCGCGTGCTTGTGGTGGGGCAGACACCGCCTCCTTTCGGTGGGCAGGCCATCATGATCGAGGCCTTGTTGCGAGCGGATCCCGTCCGTGTGAAACTGTTCCATGTGCGGCTGAACTACTCGGATGACATGGACAGTGTGGGGAAATTCGCCCTGCGCAAAGTCTGGGTGCTCTTCACGACCGTCCTTCACGTGTGGGGGGCGCGGCTGCGTCACCGAACGCCGATGCTTTATTATCCGCCCAGCGGCCCAAACATGGTGCCGGTGCTGCGGGATGTGGTTTTCCTCTGCGCCACGCGTTGGCTGTTCAAATGGACGGTTTTCCACTATCACGCCGGCGGGGTTTCCGGATTTGAGCAGCATTTGCCCGGGTGGGTGCGACCTTTTTTCCGCCTGGCTTACCGGAACGCCGCCATGGCCATAAGGACCGCGCCGCAGAATCCCGAGGACGGCAAGCTCTTGGGCGCGAAGCAGGATGAAGTGGTCCCCAACGGCATTCCTGACATGCGCGGGACCGTGCAGGAACATTCGGCCGCGCCGGGTGAGCCGGTCGTCATCCTCTTTACCGGTGTGCTCATCCGTTCCAAGGGCGTGCGGGTACTGCTTGAGGCGTTCTGTGAAGTGGTGGCCCAAGATGCCGATGTCCGGCTCGAGCTGATGGGCCGATGGGGTGATCGGACGTTCGAGGAGGAATGCCTGACCTACGTGGCCGATCATGGGCTGGGCGAGAAGGTCACTTTCCTCGGCGTGATGCGCGACATGGAAAAATTCGAGCGCTTTGCCGGATGCGACATCTTCTGCTTCCCGAGCCATTTCGAGGCGGAAAGTTTCGGGCTGGTGCTGCTGGAGGCCATGCAGTTCGCCAAGCCGGTGGTCACCACTCGTTGGCGCGGCATTCCCTCGGTGGCTGCGGACGGCGTGAACGGCTTTGTGGTGCCGGTGGAAGATCCTTCCGCGCTTGCGGCCAAGTTGCTGTTGCTCATCCGTGACGAGCCGTTGCGGAAGCGGATGGGCGAAGAGGGGCGGCGCATCTTTGCGGAGCGGTTCACGTTGGAACGGTTCCAAGAGAACATGGAAGAGGCTTTGGTGATCGCCGCAAAACAGAACTGA
- a CDS encoding glycosyltransferase, translating into MTVVYNGAATLERTIQSVLAQDLPDIEYIIVDGGSNDGTLDIIRRYEDRLTYWISEKDQGIYDAMNKGVSLCTGEWVGLINADDAYADGAVRSAMEAVEGRTGTNIVHGDILINYPNGSSKVKHAKRSGFLLKYWEMVLNHPSFFVRRSYYQGRPFNTGFRVSGDHHWTLRAWREDPRQFLYVPKVLALFTAGGASMTNPLGTVLRESDRMGRALGFNACERVMARSVRTGLYLPGMAKLWFNQMVAPLRKK; encoded by the coding sequence GTGACCGTGGTTTATAACGGCGCCGCCACGTTGGAGCGCACCATTCAGAGCGTGCTGGCCCAGGATCTCCCGGACATCGAATACATCATTGTGGACGGAGGGAGCAACGATGGCACGCTTGACATCATTCGCAGGTATGAGGACCGGTTGACCTACTGGATCAGTGAAAAGGACCAAGGGATCTATGATGCCATGAACAAAGGCGTATCCCTTTGCACCGGTGAATGGGTGGGCTTGATCAATGCGGACGATGCCTATGCCGACGGGGCTGTTCGCAGCGCCATGGAGGCTGTTGAAGGGCGGACGGGGACGAACATCGTGCATGGTGACATCCTTATCAATTATCCCAATGGAAGTAGCAAGGTGAAACATGCCAAGCGCTCCGGCTTTTTGTTGAAGTATTGGGAAATGGTGTTGAACCATCCGAGCTTTTTCGTCCGCCGTTCCTACTATCAGGGCCGGCCGTTCAACACGGGGTTCCGCGTGAGCGGTGACCATCATTGGACATTGCGGGCCTGGCGCGAGGACCCGCGCCAGTTCCTGTATGTCCCCAAGGTGTTGGCGCTCTTCACCGCGGGCGGTGCCAGCATGACCAATCCACTGGGGACTGTATTGCGCGAGAGCGACCGCATGGGCAGGGCGCTCGGCTTCAACGCCTGTGAAAGGGTAATGGCCCGATCGGTCCGCACCGGTTTATATCTCCCCGGCATGGCCAAGCTGTGGTTCAATCAGATGGTGGCACCTTTGCGGAAGAAGTGA